A stretch of Methanosphaerula palustris E1-9c DNA encodes these proteins:
- a CDS encoding carbohydrate-binding protein, producing MQRHTLYNILVIGLILAAVGVVSAADPVTLSATNVSGDQVQSADPFMHPSPEVLKRWIDEYNMAPEAPQPSFLRRMMASFQTEQNLLSVISYNVTERNQNPIGNCWVWASTGVLEVALSEQQSIKDRLSIQYLDSNYNGGSGPNWAGEGGTLGDFVGFYSEKKIAVPWSNTNASFQDGTAYSEARMKAAVAAADIQTVPNYPITSITEQRIPTAGVGDSAAIANIKGTLDSGKALYLGFVMPNADAVVSFSNFWYYQGEDAVWNPSPFAGKPYDPSHGASHAVTIVGYNMTDPNNRYWIALNSMGAGASGNRPDGTFRIKMDIDYNAICPYVFTVPMTTWETEGVTFGEIPTPIPTLAPYNGSHQVPGVLQAEDYDLGGEGIAYHDTTTGNAGGAYRSDDVDIETAGGITDIGWIRDGEWLEYTLNVASSGSYTATFRTATWSNGKAITIQVDGQEVGTVQVPNTGGSEQYTSVSTTLPLTAGLRHLNLSFVGDGLNLDQVSFTTGQAVQVVPGATELPRDLNSDGLYEDLNGDGSLNFNDVVLFFNQMDWITENEPINTFDFNRDGQIDFNDIVLLFNQL from the coding sequence ATGCAACGACACACATTATATAATATCCTCGTGATCGGGCTGATCCTCGCCGCCGTGGGTGTGGTCTCGGCTGCTGATCCAGTGACTCTGTCTGCAACGAACGTCTCCGGGGATCAGGTGCAGTCTGCCGATCCGTTCATGCACCCATCCCCTGAGGTGTTGAAGCGGTGGATTGATGAATACAACATGGCCCCGGAGGCACCACAACCCAGTTTCTTACGAAGGATGATGGCATCGTTTCAGACCGAGCAGAACCTGCTCTCTGTGATCTCTTACAATGTCACTGAGCGGAACCAGAATCCGATCGGGAACTGCTGGGTATGGGCCAGCACTGGGGTGCTGGAAGTTGCTCTCTCCGAGCAACAATCGATCAAGGACCGGCTCTCGATCCAGTACCTGGATTCGAACTATAATGGGGGGTCTGGCCCTAACTGGGCTGGTGAGGGCGGGACACTCGGGGATTTTGTCGGGTTTTATTCGGAGAAGAAGATTGCGGTTCCCTGGTCCAACACCAATGCGAGCTTCCAGGATGGGACGGCCTACTCTGAGGCCAGAATGAAGGCAGCGGTTGCAGCGGCCGATATTCAGACCGTACCGAACTATCCGATCACGTCGATCACTGAGCAGAGGATTCCAACGGCTGGGGTTGGGGATAGTGCGGCGATCGCGAATATCAAGGGGACACTCGATAGCGGTAAAGCACTCTATCTCGGGTTTGTAATGCCGAACGCCGATGCGGTCGTCAGTTTCAGTAACTTCTGGTATTACCAGGGCGAGGATGCAGTCTGGAATCCGTCACCATTCGCAGGGAAACCGTACGATCCTTCCCACGGGGCTAGCCATGCCGTGACGATCGTCGGCTACAACATGACCGATCCGAACAACCGTTACTGGATCGCGTTGAACAGTATGGGGGCTGGTGCATCCGGCAACCGGCCTGACGGGACGTTCCGTATCAAGATGGACATTGACTACAACGCCATCTGTCCATATGTCTTTACGGTCCCGATGACCACCTGGGAGACGGAAGGTGTCACGTTTGGAGAGATCCCAACACCGATCCCAACACTGGCGCCGTATAACGGCTCGCACCAGGTCCCAGGGGTGCTCCAGGCCGAGGACTACGATCTCGGTGGGGAGGGTATAGCTTATCATGACACCACCACTGGAAACGCCGGCGGAGCCTACCGGAGCGATGACGTGGACATAGAGACTGCCGGCGGGATCACCGACATCGGCTGGATCCGGGACGGCGAGTGGCTCGAGTACACACTGAATGTTGCCAGTTCCGGTTCATACACCGCAACGTTCAGGACAGCAACCTGGAGCAACGGGAAGGCGATCACCATCCAGGTGGACGGCCAGGAGGTCGGAACCGTGCAGGTCCCCAACACCGGCGGGTCGGAACAATATACTAGTGTCTCCACGACCCTCCCGCTCACGGCCGGCCTCCGCCACCTGAATCTCTCCTTCGTCGGCGATGGGCTGAATCTGGATCAGGTCAGCTTCACCACCGGCCAGGCGGTTCAGGTAGTTCCAGGGGCGACTGAACTGCCCCGGGACCTGAACAGCGATGGATTGTACGAGGATCTGAACGGCGACGGGTCACTGAACTTCAATGATGTGGTTCTCTTCTTCAACCAGATGGACTGGATCACCGAAAATGAGCCTATCAACACATTCGACTTCAATCGGGATGGACAGATCGACTTCAATGATATCGTCCTCCTCTTCAACCAGCTCTGA
- a CDS encoding DUF2298 domain-containing protein, producing MRDGPSTGRRTLMALLVEGLEVLLWLVLLLLFAAALYPQMRKIAPTWAVPFSLNGGLLLFTAISWYCGLVHLPLHLALLPFIILVIWQAVTRQYSWRFRGVDLQFLVAGGAAFLLLLEFRFQTPMISTSEKFMDHAILASIIRTPVVPPLDPWFAGGSMNIYYYLGHWMMGALGVVTGIPSTVVFNLILPTVFALTVINLLALGRLIVPRLPWLPLLLLALPDPEFLIRIVSGQELHHVFWESSRVISGAIDEYPLFSYLWGDAHAHVMAQFNQAFLLLLLAFCWYHWSTLSSRSKLLVCGLLTLSLGSMAPMNSWDVLVYGPLTVGVGVLLALQNEEGTFVERITHILRRGIRSPGPLIWLAVGVPIAAALLYLPFYLMMKTAGTMGLFFIGGAAHPPSGVVQFLLFHGIFLGLLYLVLARDIRARPYLLFIAIPVALAGYPAAAVALVPLIYLITRRTYEPAGIFAATGLLLVVLCEYVYLESTFTTTASFRMNTVFKLYWAAWLLIGAGTLALTGTAVASRLSHPLLSPARWRGVIAVVLMILLITPPVLGLDFDSHLFYQPHKGGAYTLDGSAYLAYDHPADAAAIAFLRNRTDIPCIIEAAKNEHSYYSRISSFTGIPTEVGWLFNEYLWRGNPDNWYFQRMGDIQKIYESPDDTVSLMDWYGCRYLYVGPLEGDTYNLSLPHTGLTPIYTGNGVTIFSTTGSA from the coding sequence GTGCGAGATGGCCCATCTACAGGGCGACGAACCCTGATGGCCCTGCTGGTCGAAGGGCTGGAGGTCCTCCTCTGGCTTGTCCTCCTCCTCCTCTTCGCTGCCGCGCTGTACCCGCAGATGCGAAAGATCGCCCCCACATGGGCGGTTCCATTCTCTCTGAACGGAGGTCTCCTCCTCTTCACCGCGATCAGCTGGTACTGTGGGCTGGTGCACCTTCCTCTCCACCTGGCGCTCCTCCCATTCATCATCCTGGTCATCTGGCAAGCAGTGACCCGGCAGTATTCCTGGAGATTTCGTGGAGTCGATCTTCAGTTCCTGGTCGCCGGTGGTGCTGCCTTTCTGTTGTTGCTGGAGTTCCGGTTTCAAACTCCGATGATCAGTACCAGCGAGAAGTTCATGGACCATGCGATCCTCGCGTCGATCATCAGGACACCGGTGGTACCGCCGCTCGACCCCTGGTTCGCTGGCGGGTCGATGAACATCTATTATTATCTTGGCCATTGGATGATGGGGGCGCTTGGAGTGGTAACCGGCATCCCCTCGACGGTCGTCTTCAACCTGATCCTGCCGACGGTCTTTGCGCTGACGGTGATCAACCTGCTGGCACTGGGTCGGCTGATTGTCCCTCGTCTCCCCTGGCTGCCGCTCCTCCTCCTCGCCCTTCCTGACCCGGAGTTCCTGATCAGGATCGTTTCTGGGCAAGAACTGCACCATGTCTTCTGGGAGAGTAGCCGGGTTATCTCCGGTGCGATCGACGAGTATCCACTCTTCTCGTACCTCTGGGGGGACGCCCATGCTCATGTGATGGCCCAGTTCAACCAGGCGTTTCTGCTGTTATTGTTGGCGTTCTGCTGGTACCACTGGTCCACGCTCTCCAGCCGCTCCAAACTTCTTGTCTGCGGTCTCCTGACGCTCTCGCTCGGTTCGATGGCGCCGATGAACTCTTGGGACGTTCTGGTCTACGGGCCACTGACGGTGGGTGTTGGGGTGCTGCTGGCCCTGCAGAATGAGGAGGGGACGTTTGTGGAGAGAATTACTCATATACTGCGGAGGGGTATACGTTCACCCGGACCGCTAATCTGGCTGGCCGTTGGGGTTCCCATCGCAGCAGCCCTACTCTACCTCCCATTCTACCTGATGATGAAGACAGCCGGGACAATGGGGCTCTTCTTCATCGGGGGAGCGGCCCACCCTCCCTCTGGGGTCGTTCAATTCCTTCTCTTCCATGGGATCTTCCTTGGATTGCTTTACCTGGTGCTGGCCAGGGATATCCGGGCACGCCCGTACCTGCTGTTCATAGCCATTCCAGTTGCGCTCGCAGGCTACCCGGCTGCCGCGGTGGCGCTGGTCCCGCTCATCTATCTGATCACCCGCAGAACCTACGAACCCGCTGGCATCTTCGCGGCGACTGGACTGCTGCTGGTTGTCCTCTGCGAGTATGTATACTTGGAGTCGACGTTCACCACGACCGCTTCGTTTCGGATGAACACGGTCTTCAAACTCTACTGGGCCGCCTGGCTGCTGATCGGGGCGGGGACGCTCGCCCTCACCGGCACTGCCGTTGCCTCCCGACTGTCTCATCCCCTTCTCTCCCCTGCTCGCTGGCGGGGTGTGATTGCGGTGGTGCTGATGATACTGTTGATCACACCGCCGGTACTCGGGCTCGACTTCGACAGTCATCTCTTCTATCAGCCGCATAAAGGGGGGGCGTACACCCTCGACGGCTCGGCGTACCTGGCCTATGATCATCCGGCCGATGCTGCTGCGATCGCTTTTCTTCGGAACAGGACCGATATACCCTGCATCATCGAGGCCGCAAAGAACGAACACAGTTACTATTCGCGGATCTCCTCGTTCACCGGGATCCCGACAGAGGTCGGCTGGCTCTTCAATGAATACCTCTGGCGAGGAAACCCCGACAACTGGTACTTCCAGCGGATGGGGGATATACAGAAGATCTACGAGTCGCCAGATGATACGGTTTCGCTGATGGACTGGTATGGGTGCCGGTACCTGTATGTCGGGCCGCTGGAGGGGGATACCTATAACTTGAGCCTTCCGCACACCGGGTTGACGCCGATCTATACCGGAAACGGGGTGACGATCTTTTCAACAACGGGGTCAGCGTAG